Proteins from a genomic interval of Pseudomonas paeninsulae:
- the trpC gene encoding indole-3-glycerol phosphate synthase TrpC, producing the protein MSIPTILEKILARKAEEVAERRAIVGLAEVEQQARAADTPRGFARALQEQAKRKQPAVIAEIKKASPSKGVLRELFVPADIARSYQAGGATCLSVLTDEDFFQGADLYLQEARNACGLPVIRKDFMIDPYQIVESRALGADCVLLIVAALSDAQMAELAATAKAFDLDVLVEVHDGDELERALNTLDTPLVGINNRNLHTFELDLETTLDLLPRIPRDRLVVTESGILNRADVELMEISEVYAFLVGEAFMRAENPGIELERLFFPERRRMIASPAVD; encoded by the coding sequence GTGAGCATTCCAACCATTCTGGAGAAGATCCTTGCCCGCAAGGCCGAAGAAGTGGCTGAGCGTCGCGCCATCGTCGGTCTCGCGGAAGTCGAGCAGCAAGCCCGTGCCGCCGATACCCCGCGGGGCTTTGCCCGGGCCTTGCAGGAACAGGCCAAACGCAAGCAACCGGCGGTCATCGCCGAGATCAAGAAGGCTTCGCCGAGCAAGGGGGTGTTGCGTGAGCTATTCGTCCCGGCGGACATCGCCCGCAGTTACCAGGCCGGTGGGGCGACTTGCCTGTCGGTGCTGACCGACGAGGATTTCTTCCAGGGCGCCGACCTCTACCTGCAGGAAGCACGCAACGCCTGCGGCCTGCCGGTGATCCGCAAGGATTTCATGATCGACCCCTACCAGATCGTCGAATCCCGTGCCCTGGGCGCCGATTGCGTACTGTTGATCGTCGCGGCGCTGTCCGATGCGCAAATGGCCGAATTGGCGGCGACCGCCAAGGCCTTCGATCTCGATGTGTTGGTCGAAGTGCACGATGGCGATGAGTTGGAGCGGGCGTTGAATACCCTGGACACCCCGCTGGTGGGAATTAACAACCGTAACCTGCATACCTTCGAACTCGACCTGGAGACCACGCTGGATCTGTTGCCGCGAATTCCGCGTGACCGCCTGGTGGTGACCGAGAGCGGCATTCTCAATCGCGCCGATGTCGAGCTGATGGAAATCAGCGAGGTGTATGCTTTTCTGGTCGGCGAAGCCTTCATGCGTGCGGAAAATCCAGGGATCGAACTGGAGCGGCTGTTCTTTCCCGAGCGCCGGCGGATGATCGCCAGCCCTGCGGTGGACTGA
- the crp gene encoding cAMP-activated global transcriptional regulator CRP, protein MVAITLTPKIKNFDKLLAHCHRRRYTAKSTIIYAGDRCETLFFIVKGSVTILIEDDDGREMIIAYLNPGDFFGEMGLFDKDGAEKERSAWVRAKTECEVAELSYAKFRELTQQDPDILYALGSQMAERLRNTTRKVGDLAFLDVTGRVARTLLDLCKQPDAMTHPDGMQIKITRQEIGRIVGCSREMVGRVLKALDEQGLVNVKGKTMVVFGTR, encoded by the coding sequence ATGGTTGCAATTACCCTTACACCTAAAATCAAGAATTTCGACAAACTCCTCGCACATTGTCACCGCCGCCGTTATACGGCGAAGAGCACCATCATCTATGCAGGCGATCGCTGCGAAACCCTGTTCTTCATCGTCAAAGGTTCGGTCACCATTTTGATCGAGGACGACGATGGCCGCGAAATGATCATCGCCTACCTCAATCCCGGGGATTTCTTCGGCGAGATGGGCCTGTTCGACAAGGACGGTGCGGAGAAGGAGCGCAGCGCCTGGGTGCGCGCCAAGACCGAATGCGAAGTGGCTGAACTCAGCTACGCCAAGTTCCGCGAACTGACCCAGCAAGACCCGGACATCCTCTACGCCCTCGGCAGCCAGATGGCCGAACGCCTACGCAACACCACGCGCAAGGTCGGCGACCTGGCGTTTCTCGATGTCACCGGCCGCGTCGCGCGCACCCTGCTCGACCTGTGCAAACAGCCGGACGCCATGACTCACCCGGACGGTATGCAGATCAAGATCACCCGCCAGGAAATCGGCCGCATCGTCGGCTGCTCGCGCGAGATGGTCGGTCGCGTGCTCAAGGCCCTGGATGAACAAGGCCTGGTCAACGTCAAAGGTAAAACCATGGTGGTGTTCGGCACCCGCTGA
- the trpD gene encoding anthranilate phosphoribosyltransferase, which translates to MNIKEALNRVVSQLDLSTAEMQDVMREIMTGQCTDAQVGAFLMGLRMKSETIDEIVGAAQLMRELAAPVQIEAEHLVDTCGTGGDGMNIFNVSTAAAFVVAAAGGRVAKHGNRAVSGKSGSADLLEVAGVNLNLSPEQVARCVESVGVGFMFAPAHHGAMKYAIGPRRELGLRTIFNMLGPMTNPAGVKHQVLGVFSKALCRPLAEVLQRLGSEHVLVVHAQDGLDEISLAAPTFVAELKNGVVSEYIIQPEDFGIKSQSLIGLTVDDAEQSLALIRDALTKRKGEQGQKAADMIVLNAGAALYAADLASSLKEGVERAHDALHTGLAWEKLQELVSFTAVFKQESQG; encoded by the coding sequence ATGAACATCAAGGAAGCCCTCAATCGGGTTGTCAGTCAGCTCGATCTAAGCACTGCAGAAATGCAGGATGTGATGCGCGAGATCATGACCGGCCAGTGTACGGACGCGCAGGTCGGCGCCTTCCTCATGGGCTTGCGCATGAAGAGCGAGACCATCGACGAGATCGTCGGTGCGGCGCAGCTCATGCGTGAGCTGGCCGCGCCGGTGCAGATCGAGGCCGAGCACCTGGTCGACACCTGCGGCACCGGTGGCGACGGCATGAATATCTTCAACGTCTCCACCGCGGCGGCCTTCGTCGTTGCCGCGGCCGGTGGCCGGGTGGCCAAGCACGGCAACCGGGCGGTCTCGGGCAAGAGCGGCAGCGCCGATCTGCTGGAGGTCGCCGGGGTCAACCTGAACCTGAGCCCCGAGCAGGTGGCGCGCTGTGTCGAGAGCGTGGGAGTCGGCTTCATGTTCGCCCCGGCCCACCATGGCGCGATGAAGTACGCCATCGGCCCGCGTCGCGAGCTGGGCCTGCGTACCATCTTCAATATGCTCGGGCCGATGACCAATCCGGCCGGGGTCAAGCATCAGGTGCTGGGGGTGTTCAGCAAGGCGCTGTGCCGGCCGTTGGCCGAGGTGCTGCAGCGTCTGGGCAGTGAGCATGTGCTGGTGGTGCATGCCCAGGATGGTCTGGATGAGATCAGCCTGGCGGCACCGACCTTCGTTGCCGAACTGAAAAACGGTGTGGTCAGCGAGTACATCATTCAGCCGGAAGATTTCGGCATCAAGAGCCAGAGCCTGATCGGTTTGACCGTCGATGACGCCGAACAATCGCTGGCACTGATCCGTGATGCGCTAACCAAGCGCAAGGGCGAGCAGGGCCAGAAGGCGGCCGACATGATCGTGCTGAATGCCGGGGCGGCGCTGTATGCCGCCGATTTGGCCAGCAGCCTGAAAGAGGGTGTTGAACGGGCCCATGATGCGCTGCATACCGGGCTGGCCTGGGAAAAGCTGCAGGAGTTGGTGTCCTTTACCGCGGTATTCAAGCAGGAGAGTCAAGGGTGA